The nucleotide window CAGACATTTGCAGCTCAGCTTTTAGGAATTGAAGCTCCTGCTGTTTTTGCTCCGTCAAAAGAGATTTCTCACGAAGGGCAAGGACTTACTGCTGTAGAAAAGATCTTCAACAGAAATGCTGTTGGAGTAACTCCAGGAAAAGTATTACACGCAGGTTCAGATGTTCGTGTAAAAGTAAATATCGTAGGTTCACAGGATACCACAGGTCTTATGACTGCTCAGGAGCTTGAATCTATGGCTGCAACCGTAATCTCCCCTACTGTAGATGGAGCTTACCAGTCAGGATGTCACACAGCTTCTGTTTGGGACAAAAAAGCACAGGCTAATATTCCGAAGCTGATGAAATTCATGAACGAGTTCGGTCTGATTACAGCCCGTGACCCGAAAGGTGAATACCATGCCATGACTGACGTTATCCACAAAGTTCTTAACGATATCACTGTAGACGAGTGGGCTATCATTATTGGTGGTGACTCTCATACAAGAATGTCAAAAGGTGTCGCTTTCGGAGCTGACTCAGGAACTGTTGCGCTTGCATTAGCGACTGGTGAAGCCTCTATGCCGATCCCGGAATCTGTAAAAGTAACGTTCAAAGGAGAAATGAAGCCTCACATGGATTTCCGTGATGTGGTTCACGCTACTCAGGCTCAGATGTTGAAGCAGTTTGGAGGAGAAAATGTATTCCAGGGAAGAATCATTGAGGTTCACATCGGAACTCTTCCTGCTGACCAGGCATTTACATTTACAGACTGGACTGCTGAAATGAAGGCAAAAGCTTCTATCAACATTTCTGAAGATAGTACATTAATCGAATCACTGGAAATCGCAAAAAACAGAATCCAGATCATGATCGATAAGGGTATGGATAACCACAATAAAGTTCTTCAGGGATTAATTGATAAAGCCAACAAGAGAATTGAAGAGATCAGATCAGGAGAAAAACCAGCCCTGACTCCGGATGCAAACGCTAAATATTATGCTGAAGTAGTGGTAGATCTTGACGCTATCGTTGAACCAATGATTGCTGACCCGGATGTAAACAATGAAGATGTTTCCAAAAGATATACCCACGATACCATCAGAGACCTTTCTTACTATGGAGGTGAGAAAAAAGTAGACCTTGGTTTCGTTGGATCTTGTATGGTTCACAAAGGGGATCTTAAGATTGTTTCTCAAATGCTTAGAAACCTTGAAAAACAACAAGGAAAAGTAGAATTTAATGCACCACTTGTAGTGGCAGCTCCTACGTATAATATCATTGATGAATTAAAAGCAGAAGGAGACTGGGAATTATTAGAGAAATACTCCGGATTTGAATTTGATGACAATGCTCCAAAAGGAGAAGCGCGTACAGAATATAAAAATGTAATGTACCTTGAGCGTCCGGGATGTAACCTTTGTATGGGTAACCAGGAAAAAGCGGCTAAAGGAGATACTGTTTTAGCAACTTCTACCCGTCTTTTCCAGGGAAGAGTTGTTGAAGATTCTGAACGTAAGAAAGGAGAATCCCTGCTTGCTTCTACTCCGGTTGTGGTATTATCTGCAATTATCGGTAGAATTCCTAGCATTGACGAGTATAAAGCAGCCGTTGAAGGCATTGATCTTACAACGTTTGTACCGTCTATTAAAGAACTGACCAGTACAAGCGCTCACTAAGAGAATTAACAAATAAGTCGCAAGACTTTTGAAAACTATATAATTGAAAGATTTTAGTCCTTTAGGATTTAAGATCTTTCAATTTTTTGTTTAGAATGTTTCTATTTTAAGTTAAATACGATTTTTTTTCAATAAAACCTGAAAAACGAAATCTATTTTTTCTTAAATTGAAAGTTATAAAATCTCTTGATTTTATAGTCAAAATCATTCCTATTAATGGACAATAGGAACGTTTTTTGATGTGTAAAGAAATAGTTTTTTTCTTTTTTATCATCAAAGAACGAGACTTTAACAGACAAGAACAAAATTAAATACGATATGACTTTTGATATTGATATGATCAAAAAGGTATACGAGCGTTATCCTGAGAGAATTGCAGCAGCAAGACAAATCGTTGGAAAACCTCTTACCCTTTCAGAAAAAATCCTTTACACCCACCTTTGGGAAGGAAATGCTACACAAGCACATGAAAGAGGGAACTCTTATGTAGACTTCGCACCAGACAGAGTAGCGATGCAGGACGCCACAGCACAGATGGCACTTTTACAATTCATGCAGGCAGGAAAGGCCAAAGTAGCTGTTCCTTCTACTGCGCATGCAGATCACCTTATCCAGGCAAAAGTAGGTGCTGATAAAGACTTACAGGAAGGGATCAACAAAAATTCCGAGGTATTTAATTTCTTAAGCTCCGTATGCGATAAATACGGAATCGGGTTCTGGAAACCGGGAGCAGGAATCATTCACCAGGTAGTATTGGAGAACTATGCTTTCCCGGGAGGTATGATGATCGGTACTGACTCTCACACAGTAAATGCCGGAGGACTTGGAATGGTTGCCATTGGTGTAGGAGGTGCTGATGCCGTAGATGTAATGGCGGGAATGCCGTGGGAGCTTAAAATGCCTAAACTTATCGGAGTAAAATTAACCGGTAAAATGAATGGATGGACTTCTGCAAAAGATGTCATCTTAAAAGTAGCAGGGATTCTAACGGTAAAAGGAGGTACAGGATGTATCGTAGAATATTTCGGGGAAGGAGCCGAATCTCTTTCAGCAACCGGTAAAGGAACTATCTGTAACATGGGTGCTGAAATCGGAGCTACCACTTCTACTTTCGGATATGATGATTCTATGAGAAGGTATCTTGCGGCTACCGGAAGA belongs to Chryseobacterium gleum and includes:
- a CDS encoding bifunctional aconitate hydratase 2/2-methylisocitrate dehydratase, with amino-acid sequence MSIYKDYIKEIEERKTQGLHPKPIDGAELLSEIITQIKDSGNPDRPDSLKFFIYNTLPGTTSAAGVKAKFLKEIILGESVVEEISPAFAFELLSHMKGGPSIEVLLDLALGNDPAIAKAAADVLKTQVFLYEADTNRLKEAFNSGNEIAKEIIESYAKAEFFTQLPEVAEEIKVVTYIAGEGDISTDLLSPGNQAHSRSDRELHGKCMITPQAQEEIKALQAKHPDASVMLIAEKGTMGVGSSRMSGVNNVALWTGKQASPYVPFVNIAPIVGGTNGISPIFLTTVDVTGGIGIDLKNWVKKLDENGNPVLNENGEPFLEEAYSVATGTVLTINTKEKKLYNGDKELIDLTKSFTPQKMEFIRAGGSYAIVFGKKLQTFAAQLLGIEAPAVFAPSKEISHEGQGLTAVEKIFNRNAVGVTPGKVLHAGSDVRVKVNIVGSQDTTGLMTAQELESMAATVISPTVDGAYQSGCHTASVWDKKAQANIPKLMKFMNEFGLITARDPKGEYHAMTDVIHKVLNDITVDEWAIIIGGDSHTRMSKGVAFGADSGTVALALATGEASMPIPESVKVTFKGEMKPHMDFRDVVHATQAQMLKQFGGENVFQGRIIEVHIGTLPADQAFTFTDWTAEMKAKASINISEDSTLIESLEIAKNRIQIMIDKGMDNHNKVLQGLIDKANKRIEEIRSGEKPALTPDANAKYYAEVVVDLDAIVEPMIADPDVNNEDVSKRYTHDTIRDLSYYGGEKKVDLGFVGSCMVHKGDLKIVSQMLRNLEKQQGKVEFNAPLVVAAPTYNIIDELKAEGDWELLEKYSGFEFDDNAPKGEARTEYKNVMYLERPGCNLCMGNQEKAAKGDTVLATSTRLFQGRVVEDSERKKGESLLASTPVVVLSAIIGRIPSIDEYKAAVEGIDLTTFVPSIKELTSTSAH